A part of Maridesulfovibrio hydrothermalis AM13 = DSM 14728 genomic DNA contains:
- the htpX gene encoding zinc metalloprotease HtpX, translated as MTSQIKTFFLLAALTGIIMFLGGAMGGRTGLVIAFALAMFMNVGSYWYSDKIVLSMYKARQLSPSDAPQVHAMVVELAANAGIPTPRLYVIDQDSPNAFATGRNPENAVVAVTSGIMRILTPEELRGVIAHEIGHIANRDILIQSVAAVLAGAIMMIANMMQWAAIFGFGGDDEEGGVNPIAAIGLAIIAPIAATLIQMAISRSREYLADATGAHISHDPKALASALYKLDATARNIPMDANPATENMFIVNPFSGGKMANWFSTHPATEERISKLMAMANNS; from the coding sequence ATGACCAGTCAGATTAAAACTTTTTTTCTGCTCGCGGCCCTCACAGGTATTATTATGTTTCTCGGGGGAGCTATGGGTGGGCGTACCGGACTTGTAATTGCTTTTGCACTTGCTATGTTCATGAATGTCGGCAGTTACTGGTACTCAGACAAAATTGTTCTTTCCATGTACAAGGCCAGACAGCTTTCGCCGTCTGATGCACCGCAGGTGCATGCTATGGTTGTGGAGCTTGCCGCCAATGCCGGAATTCCCACGCCGCGTCTTTACGTTATTGATCAGGATTCTCCCAATGCTTTTGCCACCGGACGTAATCCTGAAAACGCAGTAGTTGCGGTAACCAGCGGTATTATGCGTATCCTTACTCCCGAAGAACTGCGCGGAGTAATTGCTCATGAAATAGGACATATTGCCAATCGGGATATCTTGATTCAGTCTGTTGCCGCAGTGCTTGCCGGAGCAATTATGATGATTGCAAATATGATGCAGTGGGCTGCAATTTTCGGATTCGGCGGGGATGACGAAGAGGGCGGAGTAAACCCGATTGCCGCTATCGGCCTTGCCATTATCGCACCTATTGCCGCAACTTTGATACAAATGGCAATCTCACGTTCCAGAGAGTATCTCGCTGATGCAACCGGAGCACATATTTCTCATGATCCTAAAGCTCTGGCTTCGGCTCTTTACAAGCTGGATGCAACTGCGCGTAATATACCAATGGATGCAAATCCGGCTACCGAGAATATGTTCATTGTCAATCCGTTCAGCGGCGGTAAAATGGCCAACTGGTTCAGTACCCATCCTGCAACTGAAGAACGTATTTCCAAGCTGATGGCTATGGCCAATAACTCCTAA
- a CDS encoding cache domain-containing protein, whose protein sequence is MNRNYLLYEEEWMGIFEKDKRAGGKIPVWLRVTIPTIASLVLFLIVIFAVHMPAVRDAMMSQRKASLKYMTQVVIGVLEHLRDQEKMGLLTREEARKKGIEIISLLRFGKEKKDYFWINDIDYKMVMHPYMPELEGKDLKKFADFKGKLLFNEMVDITKENGEGFVTYYWQWQDQSGKVAPKISYVRRFEPWGWVIGTGLYVEDLEADAEVRSKELIMLTLLVLGVIILLSAYTIIQSRRAGQQIQESETLFKGVFSHSRQFMGVLSSEGVLLMANKASLDFLGLDEENVKGKYFWETPWWNYSIEVQRRLKEIIQIGSLGGVGKGVFKHNVNGGKSIYVDFSVKPVTDSNGKVRFLIAEGHNITELKEAQEQIVISEAMFKGVFNQSLQFMGVVGLDGTLLEANKTSLDLKGVNAEDVVGKPFWEGPWWQSPASLRSVIKEDVRRAADGHVIRHEVKTVLPEGGVRYVDFSLKPTFGADKKILFLLAEGREITELRSVQDQLRVLNSDLEEKVQARTAELQNSIKRLENAQNQLIQSEKMAALGDLVAGVAHEINTPVGISVTSISYMEEKLKEIDAKIAKGELRKSDFDKFLSVAHEATKSSMLNLHRAAELIGNFKQVASDQASGQRRVINLGHYIDEILLSLRSKYKRTKHKINNSCPEELMINSYPGAFMQIFSNLIINSLIHGFEGIEVGNIDIGAEVDDDHVIIRYTDDGNGMTEADLGKIFEPFFTTKRGEGGTGLGMSIVYNLVTSRLGGTISCSSAKGEGTAFTILLPKEILVDT, encoded by the coding sequence ATGAACCGTAATTATCTGCTTTACGAGGAGGAATGGATGGGGATTTTTGAAAAGGATAAACGAGCTGGCGGTAAAATTCCTGTCTGGCTCAGGGTTACAATTCCCACTATTGCCTCTTTAGTTTTATTTTTAATTGTTATTTTTGCCGTTCATATGCCTGCTGTTCGTGATGCTATGATGTCTCAGCGTAAGGCTTCTCTTAAATATATGACTCAGGTAGTCATAGGAGTCCTTGAACATTTGCGCGATCAGGAAAAAATGGGGCTGCTGACCCGAGAAGAGGCCCGTAAAAAGGGAATCGAGATAATTAGCCTGCTGCGGTTCGGTAAGGAGAAGAAAGATTATTTCTGGATAAATGATATCGACTATAAAATGGTGATGCACCCTTATATGCCTGAGCTTGAGGGGAAAGATCTGAAAAAGTTTGCGGACTTTAAGGGCAAGCTTCTTTTTAATGAGATGGTGGATATCACGAAAGAGAATGGAGAGGGTTTTGTTACATACTACTGGCAGTGGCAGGACCAGTCGGGTAAAGTCGCACCAAAAATTTCATATGTACGAAGGTTCGAGCCGTGGGGCTGGGTTATCGGAACAGGTCTCTATGTTGAAGATTTAGAAGCCGATGCCGAGGTCCGCAGTAAAGAATTGATTATGCTCACTTTGCTGGTTCTGGGCGTGATTATCCTTTTATCTGCATATACTATTATCCAGAGCCGGCGAGCCGGACAACAGATTCAGGAAAGCGAGACCCTTTTCAAAGGGGTTTTCAGTCATAGCCGGCAGTTTATGGGAGTCCTCAGTTCTGAAGGGGTTCTGCTTATGGCCAATAAGGCTTCCCTTGATTTTCTCGGACTTGATGAGGAGAATGTTAAAGGAAAGTACTTCTGGGAGACTCCGTGGTGGAATTATTCAATTGAAGTGCAGCGCAGGCTTAAAGAGATCATCCAGATCGGCTCTCTGGGCGGAGTCGGGAAAGGTGTTTTTAAGCATAATGTTAATGGTGGAAAAAGTATTTATGTAGATTTTTCAGTCAAGCCGGTGACAGATAGCAATGGAAAAGTTCGTTTTTTGATAGCTGAGGGGCATAATATCACTGAGCTTAAGGAGGCGCAGGAGCAGATTGTCATCAGTGAAGCTATGTTTAAAGGCGTTTTCAATCAGTCCCTGCAATTTATGGGAGTTGTCGGACTTGACGGCACTTTGCTTGAAGCAAATAAGACTTCACTTGATCTGAAAGGTGTCAATGCTGAAGACGTAGTCGGAAAACCGTTCTGGGAAGGGCCTTGGTGGCAGTCCCCAGCGTCTTTGAGGTCCGTTATCAAGGAGGATGTCCGGCGGGCGGCTGACGGGCATGTTATACGGCATGAAGTGAAAACAGTGCTGCCGGAGGGCGGTGTAAGGTATGTTGATTTTTCGTTGAAGCCGACTTTTGGAGCAGATAAGAAGATTCTTTTTTTATTGGCTGAAGGCCGTGAAATCACGGAACTTAGGTCTGTTCAAGACCAGTTGCGGGTTTTAAATAGTGATCTGGAAGAAAAGGTGCAGGCCAGAACTGCGGAATTGCAAAATTCAATAAAGCGGTTGGAGAATGCTCAGAATCAGCTGATTCAGTCTGAAAAAATGGCCGCACTAGGTGATCTGGTTGCCGGAGTGGCTCATGAAATCAATACTCCGGTGGGTATCAGTGTGACCAGTATCAGTTATATGGAGGAGAAGCTTAAGGAGATTGATGCCAAGATTGCTAAAGGGGAGCTGCGTAAATCTGATTTTGATAAATTTCTTTCTGTGGCCCATGAAGCTACTAAATCCAGTATGCTTAATCTGCATCGTGCGGCTGAGCTTATAGGTAATTTCAAGCAGGTTGCCTCAGATCAGGCTTCCGGTCAGAGGCGCGTAATAAATCTGGGCCATTATATTGATGAAATTCTGCTCAGTCTGCGTTCCAAGTATAAGAGAACAAAACATAAGATAAATAATTCCTGTCCTGAGGAGTTGATGATTAATTCCTACCCCGGTGCGTTTATGCAGATATTCTCAAACTTGATTATTAATTCGCTGATTCACGGGTTTGAGGGAATTGAGGTCGGCAATATTGATATCGGGGCTGAGGTTGATGATGACCATGTTATTATTCGTTATACTGATGATGGGAATGGAATGACAGAAGCTGATCTTGGTAAAATATTCGAGCCTTTTTTTACCACTAAAAGGGGTGAGGGAGGAACCGGACTGGGCATGAGCATTGTTTATAATCTGGTTACAAGCCGCCTTGGAGGAACCATCAGCTGCTCCAGTGCAAAGGGAGAAGGTACGGCCTTCACTATTCTGCTTCCTAAAGAGATTCTTGTAGATACGTAA
- the thpR gene encoding RNA 2',3'-cyclic phosphodiesterase — MEKIRTFIAHPVPQQWKEILSAASAPLKLGLASRVAWVKPENMHFTLKFLGDVPADRIQEIHTALQKIPFAPFEITAGRSGFFPEQAKPRIIWLGLSRGADELCRNGAAIDLKLAELNFEKNQKPCHAHLTLGRIKKQAKDDWSALAERINQIKLPPAKVTSFTLYQSTLTPIGPIYSAIYKYGE, encoded by the coding sequence ATGGAAAAGATACGCACATTTATTGCACATCCAGTACCGCAACAATGGAAAGAGATACTCAGCGCCGCCTCTGCCCCCCTGAAATTGGGGCTGGCTTCAAGGGTTGCATGGGTAAAACCTGAAAACATGCATTTCACGCTCAAATTTTTAGGCGACGTTCCCGCAGACCGCATTCAGGAAATACACACAGCATTACAAAAAATCCCTTTTGCACCTTTCGAAATAACAGCAGGCCGATCCGGATTTTTCCCTGAACAGGCTAAACCGCGTATAATCTGGCTCGGCCTTTCGCGGGGAGCCGATGAATTATGCCGTAACGGAGCAGCCATCGATCTAAAGCTTGCAGAACTTAATTTTGAAAAAAACCAAAAACCCTGCCACGCGCACCTCACGCTGGGCAGGATAAAAAAACAAGCTAAAGACGACTGGTCTGCTCTGGCCGAAAGAATCAATCAAATAAAATTACCACCGGCCAAAGTAACCAGCTTTACGCTCTACCAGAGCACACTTACCCCGATAGGGCCTATTTACTCTGCTATTTATAAATACGGTGAATAA
- a CDS encoding CinA family protein — protein MIKNIVPSIGNILVEKGWTMGTAESCTGGLVAATLTDFSGSSAWFSGAVIAYSNEIKMSLLQVPESVIIEHGAVSEPTVRAMAQGVCKTLNVNAGISISGIAGPSGGTRDKPVGTVWMGWHVNGKTSAEKYIFSGDRMNVKQQSLQTVLEKLLEILKRS, from the coding sequence ATGATAAAAAACATTGTACCATCTATCGGAAATATTCTTGTTGAAAAAGGCTGGACCATGGGCACTGCCGAATCCTGTACCGGCGGTCTTGTGGCTGCAACTCTTACCGACTTTTCAGGCAGTTCGGCCTGGTTTTCAGGAGCTGTAATAGCATACTCAAATGAAATAAAAATGTCTCTGCTGCAAGTGCCCGAATCCGTAATTATCGAGCATGGAGCTGTCAGCGAACCGACTGTACGGGCCATGGCACAGGGGGTTTGCAAAACTCTTAATGTTAATGCAGGGATATCAATTTCAGGCATTGCAGGGCCAAGCGGGGGAACCAGAGACAAACCCGTAGGTACAGTCTGGATGGGTTGGCATGTGAACGGTAAAACCAGTGCTGAAAAATATATTTTTTCCGGTGACCGCATGAATGTGAAGCAGCAAAGCCTGCAAACCGTACTTGAAAAATTACTCGAAATCCTGAAACGAAGCTAA
- a CDS encoding sigma-54 dependent transcriptional regulator, with product MPDSTLLFIAEPQSVTSVFSPLKEAGYQAGLADNLAGAINFIKKSKPCLIFTRPIMQGYSAQALLAEAVNIENFPPVVVFSRTGSADEALKYMELGARDYWLEPLSWDKIKLMLPDEKPASIPSEEDLNAPDKPATGSTGTQGRYQIIGRHPAMMRVLGLAKQVAKSKATILISGESGTGKEMFARFLHHHSDRSDNPFVAINCAALPEHLLESELFGHEKGSFTGAINRKLGKFELASGGTILLDEITEMDLGLQAKLLRVLQEGEIDRVGGVETVKVDVRVLATTNRDIEETVKEGKFRQDLFYRLNVIPLKLPALGQRGNDIMLLAKFFVDKNCTEYGLAPLNFSDEARKWLLDYEWPGNVRELQNLMERAVLLAGGGPIESKHFLNDPDAWMPDETYDPSENDTGTPADQGAEAGIAGSFEVMPISEMEKHLIIKSLGQTSGNRTKAADLLGISVRTLRNKLNDYKKQGLEL from the coding sequence ATGCCTGACAGTACATTACTATTTATAGCCGAACCCCAGTCCGTGACTTCCGTATTTTCCCCGCTAAAAGAAGCGGGGTATCAAGCCGGACTCGCCGACAACCTTGCCGGGGCGATCAATTTTATCAAAAAATCTAAACCGTGCCTGATCTTCACCCGACCGATCATGCAGGGCTATTCTGCTCAGGCACTGCTCGCTGAAGCAGTTAATATTGAAAATTTTCCACCGGTTGTTGTCTTCTCCCGTACAGGATCAGCGGACGAAGCTCTGAAATATATGGAGCTTGGCGCGCGTGACTATTGGCTTGAACCACTTTCGTGGGATAAAATAAAGCTCATGCTCCCGGACGAAAAGCCGGCCTCCATCCCCAGCGAAGAAGACCTTAATGCACCGGATAAGCCTGCCACAGGAAGTACGGGCACTCAGGGCCGCTATCAGATAATCGGCCGGCATCCGGCCATGATGCGCGTTCTGGGGCTGGCCAAGCAGGTTGCCAAATCCAAGGCTACAATCCTTATTTCCGGAGAATCCGGCACAGGTAAGGAAATGTTCGCCAGATTTCTCCATCACCATTCAGACCGCAGCGACAACCCTTTTGTGGCCATCAACTGCGCGGCTCTACCTGAGCACCTTCTTGAATCCGAACTTTTCGGCCACGAAAAGGGCTCTTTCACCGGAGCCATCAACCGCAAGCTAGGTAAATTCGAACTGGCCTCGGGCGGCACAATACTTCTTGATGAAATCACTGAAATGGATCTGGGACTGCAAGCCAAGCTGCTCAGAGTTTTACAGGAAGGTGAAATTGACAGGGTCGGGGGAGTTGAAACTGTAAAGGTAGATGTACGCGTTCTGGCTACCACCAACCGTGATATCGAGGAGACCGTCAAAGAAGGAAAGTTCAGACAGGATTTGTTCTACCGTCTTAACGTCATCCCGCTCAAGCTTCCGGCCCTCGGCCAGCGCGGCAACGATATTATGCTGCTGGCAAAATTTTTCGTGGATAAAAACTGCACAGAATACGGACTGGCCCCGCTGAATTTCTCTGATGAGGCAAGAAAATGGCTGCTCGACTATGAGTGGCCCGGCAACGTACGTGAACTGCAAAACCTCATGGAAAGAGCTGTCCTGCTGGCCGGAGGCGGTCCCATTGAGTCTAAACATTTCCTTAACGATCCCGATGCATGGATGCCGGACGAAACTTATGATCCGTCCGAAAACGATACAGGAACTCCGGCCGATCAGGGTGCAGAAGCCGGCATAGCAGGATCTTTCGAAGTCATGCCCATCTCTGAAATGGAAAAGCACCTGATTATCAAAAGCCTCGGCCAGACCAGCGGCAACAGAACCAAAGCCGCCGACCTTCTAGGCATATCGGTGCGCACCCTGCGCAACAAGCTTAATGACTATAAAAAGCAGGGACTGGAATTGTAG
- a CDS encoding carbohydrate porin, with translation MKKLITILALLALVSSAGPCYAADSLRKHLRLYGQEYKPESVLLKPIQDMWTKVQNTTRPLSLDGDVLGYWQGYGGTKIGGENKEGRNYGAVKARLRLNWNPFADGQLFVQMQGGYSDTGSNPSSRGLVATPLNAQSSRTTAGGQASISDVLYTHHFADERIYVTLGWTDPESFIDENRFAGNGRTQFVNTIFNNEPIFDSIDESLPIIAAGFKPVEEFRFTFLAQASKYSALSNDQQKGAFDDMAYNPLIGGQLTYSPSFGKLKGNYRIFGWTNTYDQPRLDGDEESANWGIAFNMDQDITEDFGVFARLGKGNAAVNNITWSWSTGTHWEGPLPGRDEDVWGIAAGGVQGSKHTVNNDMEFHYETYYQIKLTDNFSIVPDVSYVTNPLANDSNDDILFGMLKFFFTFSTP, from the coding sequence ATGAAAAAACTAATCACCATACTTGCACTTCTGGCTTTAGTCTCTTCAGCAGGCCCCTGCTATGCTGCCGACAGCCTGCGCAAACATCTGAGACTTTACGGTCAAGAGTATAAACCTGAATCCGTTCTGCTCAAGCCGATTCAGGATATGTGGACAAAAGTGCAAAATACCACCAGACCCCTTTCTCTGGACGGTGATGTTCTGGGCTACTGGCAGGGATATGGTGGTACAAAAATCGGAGGAGAAAATAAAGAAGGACGCAATTACGGGGCGGTAAAGGCCCGTCTGCGGCTTAACTGGAACCCTTTCGCCGACGGACAGCTTTTTGTCCAGATGCAGGGCGGATATTCTGATACCGGCAGCAACCCTTCAAGCCGCGGACTGGTAGCCACTCCCCTCAACGCACAATCCTCACGCACCACAGCAGGAGGGCAGGCCTCTATTTCCGATGTGCTTTATACTCATCATTTTGCCGACGAGCGCATATACGTAACTCTGGGATGGACCGATCCGGAATCATTCATAGATGAGAACCGCTTTGCCGGAAACGGGCGTACTCAATTTGTTAATACAATTTTCAACAACGAACCGATCTTCGACTCCATTGATGAGTCACTGCCCATAATTGCTGCCGGATTCAAGCCAGTGGAAGAATTCAGGTTTACATTTCTGGCACAGGCGTCAAAATATTCTGCCCTTTCAAACGACCAGCAGAAAGGAGCCTTTGACGATATGGCCTATAACCCGCTCATCGGAGGACAGCTCACCTACTCCCCGTCCTTCGGCAAACTGAAAGGTAATTACCGCATTTTCGGCTGGACCAACACTTACGATCAACCCCGCCTTGACGGAGATGAAGAGTCTGCAAACTGGGGAATTGCTTTTAATATGGATCAGGATATCACCGAAGATTTCGGAGTTTTTGCCAGACTGGGTAAAGGCAATGCGGCTGTGAACAACATAACATGGTCCTGGTCTACAGGCACGCACTGGGAAGGCCCGCTGCCCGGGCGCGATGAAGATGTCTGGGGCATTGCAGCCGGAGGCGTGCAAGGCAGCAAACACACCGTTAACAATGACATGGAATTCCATTATGAGACTTACTACCAGATCAAATTGACCGACAATTTTTCCATCGTTCCGGATGTTTCCTATGTAACGAATCCACTTGCCAACGACAGCAATGATGATATTTTGTTCGGAATGTTGAAATTTTTCTTCACTTTTTCCACACCCTGA
- a CDS encoding amino acid ABC transporter ATP-binding protein, protein MIKFNNVNKYYGDYHALRDLNLQIKPGEVVVVCGPSGSGKSTMIRCINRLEPIQEGEILVEGVDVNGPRVNLPLLRAEIGFVFQSFNLYPHMTVLENITLAPTMVRNMKRKDADDLGMELLSKVNIPDKAGDYPSQLSGGQQQRVAIARGLAMRPNIMLFDEPTSALDPEMINEVLDVMKALAREGMTMVCVTHEMGFAREVADRVIFMDEGSLIEQNTPDEFFNNPQHDRSKLFLSKILSH, encoded by the coding sequence GTGATAAAATTTAACAACGTCAATAAATATTACGGCGACTATCATGCACTGCGGGATCTGAATCTCCAGATCAAGCCGGGCGAGGTTGTTGTTGTCTGTGGTCCTTCCGGGTCAGGTAAGAGTACTATGATTCGTTGTATTAACCGTCTTGAGCCGATTCAGGAAGGCGAAATACTTGTAGAAGGCGTAGATGTGAACGGTCCCAGAGTAAACCTTCCTCTGCTGCGTGCGGAGATCGGGTTTGTTTTTCAGTCGTTCAACCTTTACCCGCATATGACGGTTTTGGAAAATATAACCCTTGCGCCCACTATGGTGCGCAATATGAAACGCAAAGACGCCGATGATCTGGGCATGGAGCTGCTTTCTAAGGTCAATATCCCTGACAAAGCCGGAGATTATCCCTCCCAGCTTTCCGGCGGACAGCAGCAGCGTGTGGCAATTGCACGCGGTCTGGCTATGCGTCCTAATATCATGCTTTTTGACGAGCCTACTTCAGCACTTGATCCTGAGATGATCAACGAGGTGCTGGATGTTATGAAGGCTCTTGCCCGTGAAGGCATGACTATGGTTTGTGTAACCCATGAAATGGGCTTTGCCCGTGAGGTTGCTGATCGGGTCATCTTTATGGATGAAGGATCTCTCATTGAACAGAATACTCCGGATGAGTTTTTTAACAATCCGCAGCATGATCGTTCCAAGCTCTTTTTGAGTAAGATCCTTTCACATTAG
- the serS gene encoding serine--tRNA ligase, with product MLDLKFVRNNLDVVRESLEKRGSKLDVNEFNTLDSRRRELLQEVEALKAERNSTSGEIAKIKKSGGDASEIISRMGELSGKIKALDEDLKNIESAEHDWLVSVPNIPDDSVPLGMTEDDNPVIRVWGEKPEMDFEPREHWDLAVELGGVDFERAAKLTGARFAVLKKWGAKLERALTSFMVDIQTLEHGYTEIIPPYIVNRDSLYGTGQLPKFAEDLFKLENSEYYLIPTAEVPLTNLHRDEVLSEEELSVAYCAPTPCFRSEAGSYGKDTKGLIRQHQFHKVEMVRFAHPDKSFDDLEMMTGHAEEILKRLNLHYRVITLCTGDMGFGSKKTYDIEVWLPGQDKFREISSCSNCGDFQARRANIKFKSKGAKKAQFVHTLNGSGLAVGRTFVAVIENYQQKDGSVVIPDALRPYMGGMEVITAE from the coding sequence ATGCTCGATTTGAAATTTGTTCGTAATAATCTGGATGTTGTCCGTGAAAGCCTTGAAAAAAGAGGCTCTAAGCTTGATGTTAATGAATTTAATACTCTCGATTCCCGCCGCAGGGAATTGCTGCAGGAAGTTGAAGCTCTTAAGGCTGAGCGTAATTCTACTTCCGGCGAGATTGCCAAGATAAAGAAATCAGGCGGAGACGCTTCTGAAATTATTTCCCGCATGGGCGAACTTTCGGGTAAAATTAAAGCCCTTGATGAAGATTTGAAAAATATTGAATCCGCTGAACATGACTGGCTGGTTTCTGTTCCTAATATTCCTGACGACTCTGTCCCTCTCGGCATGACCGAGGATGATAATCCGGTGATCCGGGTCTGGGGCGAAAAGCCTGAAATGGATTTTGAACCCCGCGAGCATTGGGATCTCGCTGTGGAGCTTGGCGGTGTTGACTTTGAGCGTGCAGCAAAACTGACCGGAGCGCGTTTTGCGGTTCTCAAAAAATGGGGCGCAAAGCTTGAAAGAGCATTGACATCTTTCATGGTCGATATTCAGACTCTGGAGCACGGCTACACTGAAATCATTCCCCCTTATATTGTTAACCGTGATTCCCTTTACGGAACTGGTCAGCTTCCTAAGTTTGCCGAGGATCTTTTCAAACTGGAGAACAGTGAATATTATCTGATTCCAACAGCAGAGGTGCCTTTGACCAATCTGCACCGTGACGAAGTGCTCTCTGAAGAGGAGCTGTCAGTTGCGTACTGTGCTCCCACTCCTTGTTTTAGGTCAGAAGCTGGTTCTTATGGTAAGGATACTAAGGGCTTGATCCGCCAGCATCAGTTCCACAAAGTCGAAATGGTTCGCTTTGCGCACCCTGACAAGTCTTTTGATGATCTTGAAATGATGACAGGTCATGCGGAAGAAATTCTCAAAAGGTTGAATCTGCATTATCGGGTTATTACCCTGTGCACCGGTGACATGGGCTTTGGCTCAAAGAAAACCTACGACATCGAAGTCTGGCTGCCCGGTCAGGACAAGTTCCGTGAGATATCATCCTGCTCCAACTGCGGGGATTTTCAGGCTCGCCGTGCAAATATCAAGTTCAAGTCCAAAGGTGCAAAGAAAGCACAGTTCGTGCACACTCTCAACGGTTCCGGTTTGGCTGTAGGGCGTACCTTTGTTGCGGTAATTGAAAATTATCAGCAGAAAGACGGATCTGTTGTCATTCCCGATGCATTGCGTCCCTACATGGGCGGTATGGAAGTGATTACTGCAGAGTAG
- a CDS encoding trypsin-like peptidase domain-containing protein, with amino-acid sequence MSRLIRILPFILLAVIMAASPGFAAKDDFLRITPVVKAVQKVAPAVVNITVTRIVERGVSPFGQMFGGDPFDSFFEGFPGQKRKFRSVSTGSGVIINGSKGLVLTNAHVLSGGSDLKVRLINGKEYSAEIVGSDADFDLAVLKIKGTQALPQVKIGDSSEIYIGETVIAIGNPFGYTHTVTTGVVSALKRTVKSKEGAFTDFIQTDAAINPGNSGGPLLNILGELIGINTAIQAKAEGIGFAIPINRAKRVVEELLASGKVSPVWLGISGQDLDQSSASYFGLSRVYGLLVTEVYKGTPAAKAQLRPGDVILGVNGIEVEDKDGYLALLRVQTRGEDVVLDVLHADKQKKVVVRPQSLAAQQVQNFAWSRWGMAVDKDSRGSGMVVTGVRKNSAAAKLGLQAGDKIHQIGNRQVSSQKDFLDSFLRYRMNNKVMLKVQRGRNFYYVKLNS; translated from the coding sequence ATGAGCCGTTTAATCAGAATTTTACCTTTTATCCTGCTGGCAGTCATCATGGCTGCCAGCCCGGGGTTTGCTGCAAAGGATGATTTCCTGCGGATCACCCCCGTAGTCAAGGCGGTGCAGAAGGTCGCCCCTGCTGTTGTGAACATCACGGTTACCCGTATTGTTGAAAGGGGAGTCTCTCCCTTCGGGCAGATGTTCGGCGGTGATCCTTTTGATTCTTTTTTTGAAGGTTTTCCCGGTCAGAAGCGTAAGTTTCGTTCTGTCAGCACCGGGTCCGGGGTGATCATTAACGGGAGCAAAGGGCTGGTTCTTACCAATGCCCATGTGCTTTCCGGTGGCAGCGATTTAAAGGTGAGGCTGATTAACGGCAAAGAATACAGTGCTGAAATTGTCGGCTCTGATGCTGATTTTGATTTAGCGGTTCTTAAAATTAAAGGGACTCAAGCTCTTCCACAGGTAAAGATCGGCGATTCTTCTGAAATTTATATCGGAGAGACCGTCATCGCTATAGGAAACCCCTTCGGTTATACCCACACCGTCACCACCGGAGTTGTTTCTGCTTTGAAGAGAACAGTAAAATCCAAAGAGGGTGCTTTTACGGATTTTATCCAGACCGATGCTGCAATTAATCCCGGTAACAGCGGCGGGCCGTTGCTTAATATTCTGGGTGAGCTTATCGGTATCAACACCGCTATTCAGGCCAAGGCTGAAGGGATCGGGTTTGCAATTCCCATCAATCGCGCCAAACGGGTAGTTGAAGAGCTTCTTGCGTCAGGCAAGGTCTCTCCTGTCTGGCTGGGGATCAGCGGGCAGGATCTGGATCAAAGTTCTGCCAGTTATTTCGGCTTGTCACGCGTATATGGCCTGCTTGTAACTGAGGTGTACAAAGGTACTCCTGCCGCTAAAGCACAGCTGAGGCCCGGTGATGTTATTCTGGGTGTGAACGGTATAGAGGTGGAGGATAAGGACGGCTATCTGGCTCTGCTCAGAGTTCAGACTCGTGGCGAGGATGTTGTTCTTGATGTCCTGCATGCCGACAAGCAGAAAAAAGTTGTGGTGCGCCCGCAGTCCTTAGCCGCACAACAGGTGCAGAATTTTGCATGGTCGCGTTGGGGCATGGCTGTGGATAAGGACAGCCGCGGGAGCGGAATGGTGGTGACCGGAGTGCGCAAAAACAGCGCGGCAGCCAAGCTCGGGTTGCAGGCCGGTGACAAGATTCATCAGATAGGTAACCGGCAGGTCAGCTCGCAGAAGGATTTTCTTGATTCTTTTTTGCGCTATCGCATGAACAATAAGGTTATGCTTAAAGTGCAGCGCGGGCGTAATTTCTATTATGTGAAGCTGAATTCGTAA